Proteins encoded by one window of Sulfurospirillum barnesii SES-3:
- a CDS encoding tetratricopeptide repeat protein — MKFLLTLLLLSVQLFALELILNSGKENNTEYAILHIMDAEPFACQTLTLEKDKKHYICQIKRPITKRIESKKMKYAQLDFYEKEGVFYIMIEPKVGSQLIPIEDRLYNSSEILAKPPTPLYTHWTLLLQEKELFEKETVHNGLDFPVEFPKYQRPYIGALDLNGAPISYARSKDIGLYLEIKKAYNDGYYESVIKDVQRVLGLYPNSIFRSELELFQMRSMDKLLSARGDESPELVFNENDIASMAKRWSKEFTSDENLPEVLYLMGKSYLKMGSKSDANYVIDILVDEHPHSLFTKRAILLFADNLFLKKEKDKALKLYLDVLYSAQDLDIASEAAIRLSDHQMDAGKMQEAKEYLFKVLNANAAFLLKDKEASYKLARRLYEHKLYDLAASVSDVLLDEGAKKLENRELLLKESGDWHAKANEVEKAHKRYQEYLDEYKNTGDYVQEVTESLDALFFELKENNETTLANYYDKLIEKYTDNEIGQRALLEKANLLFKQKAYANVLALEDALEKIPDRFPLKGAELIYEAAKAQSLDYLNKKQCQESVRLIERYKLQFSDAQYDESLFECFMAVSRFDRAEEISHAHLNDSTLASRYKWAQKEVHALYKMGKYQEVVDFKEDLKTLSFSLREKIGLETIRTLFFALVKLKNNDGAISLAESIKILYPDEANNLDIYDAIVSIASETKNDLLLVTYAQTIRDIQKKFNISALSPRIEFSYIEALKRLGREKEALVLAESLMSLALKNDDKIRLFYHAGELSLKLKESEKAKGYFKECVENNESSSWKKICEENLKLF, encoded by the coding sequence ATGAAATTTCTACTTACCCTTCTTTTATTATCGGTACAACTGTTTGCCTTAGAGCTTATTTTAAACAGTGGCAAAGAGAACAATACAGAGTATGCTATTTTGCATATTATGGATGCAGAGCCTTTTGCTTGTCAAACACTCACCCTTGAAAAAGATAAAAAACATTATATTTGTCAAATTAAGCGACCTATTACCAAACGGATTGAATCTAAAAAAATGAAGTATGCACAGCTTGATTTTTATGAAAAAGAGGGTGTGTTTTATATTATGATTGAGCCTAAGGTGGGTTCACAACTGATACCCATAGAAGACCGTTTGTATAATAGCTCTGAAATCTTAGCAAAACCTCCTACACCTCTTTATACCCATTGGACACTTTTATTGCAAGAAAAAGAGTTGTTTGAAAAAGAGACTGTGCACAATGGTTTAGACTTTCCTGTGGAATTTCCAAAGTATCAACGTCCTTATATTGGAGCCCTTGATTTAAATGGGGCGCCTATATCGTACGCCAGAAGTAAAGACATCGGTTTGTATTTGGAGATTAAGAAAGCCTATAATGATGGGTATTATGAGAGTGTTATTAAAGATGTTCAACGTGTTTTAGGGCTTTATCCAAACTCTATTTTTCGTAGTGAATTAGAACTTTTTCAAATGCGCTCTATGGATAAGCTTTTAAGTGCACGCGGTGATGAAAGCCCTGAATTGGTCTTTAATGAAAATGATATTGCTTCCATGGCGAAACGATGGAGCAAAGAGTTTACCAGCGATGAAAATTTACCTGAAGTTCTGTATTTGATGGGGAAATCATATTTGAAAATGGGTTCAAAGTCGGATGCGAATTATGTGATTGATATTTTAGTGGATGAACACCCTCACAGTCTTTTTACCAAACGAGCTATTTTACTGTTTGCGGATAATCTGTTTCTTAAAAAAGAGAAAGACAAAGCTCTGAAGCTCTATTTGGATGTGCTTTACAGTGCGCAAGATTTGGATATTGCCTCAGAAGCAGCGATTCGCTTAAGTGACCACCAAATGGATGCAGGAAAAATGCAAGAGGCAAAAGAGTATCTCTTTAAAGTGCTCAATGCCAATGCCGCTTTTCTTCTTAAGGATAAAGAAGCAAGTTATAAATTAGCACGTAGATTGTATGAACATAAGTTGTATGATTTAGCAGCAAGTGTCAGCGACGTTCTTTTGGATGAGGGTGCTAAAAAATTAGAAAATAGGGAACTCTTACTGAAAGAGAGTGGGGATTGGCACGCTAAGGCAAATGAGGTTGAAAAAGCACACAAACGCTATCAAGAGTATTTGGATGAGTATAAAAATACAGGTGATTATGTTCAAGAAGTGACAGAGAGTTTAGATGCACTCTTTTTTGAACTGAAAGAAAACAATGAGACAACATTAGCAAATTATTACGATAAGTTAATTGAAAAATACACAGACAATGAGATAGGACAAAGAGCTTTACTTGAAAAAGCAAATCTTTTATTCAAACAAAAAGCGTATGCAAACGTTTTAGCATTAGAAGATGCTCTTGAAAAGATTCCTGATCGATTTCCTCTTAAGGGTGCGGAGTTGATTTATGAAGCCGCAAAAGCACAAAGTTTAGATTACTTAAACAAGAAGCAATGCCAAGAGAGTGTGCGTTTAATTGAGAGATACAAACTTCAATTTAGCGATGCACAATACGATGAATCTCTTTTTGAGTGCTTTATGGCAGTTTCTCGATTTGACAGAGCAGAAGAAATTAGCCATGCGCATTTAAACGATAGCACCTTAGCAAGCCGTTACAAATGGGCGCAAAAAGAGGTGCATGCCCTTTATAAAATGGGAAAATACCAAGAAGTGGTTGATTTTAAAGAGGATTTAAAAACCCTCTCTTTTTCCCTGAGAGAAAAAATTGGTTTAGAAACCATACGCACACTTTTCTTTGCATTGGTGAAACTGAAAAACAATGATGGGGCAATTTCTTTAGCAGAGAGTATTAAGATTTTATACCCTGATGAAGCCAATAATTTAGATATTTATGATGCTATTGTGAGTATTGCCAGTGAGACAAAAAATGATTTATTGCTTGTGACGTATGCGCAAACAATTAGAGATATACAAAAGAAATTTAATATTTCAGCCCTGAGCCCTCGCATAGAATTTAGTTATATCGAAGCATTGAAACGATTGGGTCGTGAAAAAGAGGCGTTAGTACTTGCCGAATCATTGATGAGCCTAGCACTTAAAAACGATGATAAAATCCGCCTTTTTTACCATGCGGGAGAATTGAGTCTTAAACTAAAAGAGAGTGAAAAAGCAAAAGGCTATTTTAAAGAGTGCGTTGAGAACAATGAGAGCAGTTCGTGGAAGAAAATTTGTGAGGAAAATTTAAAACTCTTTTGA
- the miaA gene encoding tRNA (adenosine(37)-N6)-dimethylallyltransferase MiaA — protein sequence MKTIAILGPTASGKTALAIELARTHGAHILSLDSLSIYKEIDIASAKPSLEERGGIVHFGMDVLLPSEHFDVTMFFECYREAKEACKRDKKDLIIVGGTGFYLKAMMEGFSLKPQIPLHVKEEIEAKLHHLEASYALIETHDPAYATKIARNDSYRIEKWLEIFLSAHEIPSDYLAKTKQPPLIQELELFEIETPKEVLAQKITLRTQMMLKMGLIDEVFSLEKRYTRTPQCMRAIGIKEVLDYFDGKYTLTQLEERISLNTLHLAKRQRTFNASQFEAHPKGNVDALKPLIEASLHVK from the coding sequence TTGAAAACCATCGCTATTTTAGGTCCCACCGCTTCGGGAAAAACTGCTCTTGCTATTGAACTTGCACGTACCCATGGCGCACATATTTTATCGCTTGATTCTTTGAGTATTTACAAAGAGATTGACATCGCCTCCGCCAAACCTAGCCTCGAAGAGCGAGGGGGCATTGTCCATTTTGGAATGGATGTGCTTTTGCCTTCTGAGCATTTTGATGTCACCATGTTTTTTGAATGTTACCGTGAAGCCAAAGAGGCATGCAAGAGAGATAAAAAAGATTTAATCATTGTAGGCGGCACAGGATTTTACCTTAAAGCGATGATGGAAGGCTTTAGTTTAAAACCTCAAATACCTTTACATGTAAAAGAAGAAATTGAGGCTAAATTACATCATTTAGAGGCTTCGTATGCGCTGATTGAAACGCACGATCCTGCTTATGCCACAAAAATTGCACGAAACGATAGCTATCGCATTGAAAAATGGCTGGAAATTTTTTTATCCGCACACGAGATTCCCTCAGATTACCTTGCGAAAACCAAACAGCCTCCTCTCATTCAAGAGCTTGAACTTTTTGAAATTGAAACGCCTAAAGAAGTATTGGCTCAAAAAATTACTTTACGCACACAAATGATGCTTAAAATGGGGTTGATTGATGAAGTTTTTTCTCTGGAAAAACGCTACACTCGAACACCTCAGTGCATGAGGGCCATTGGGATTAAAGAGGTATTGGATTACTTTGATGGAAAATACACACTCACACAGCTGGAAGAACGCATTAGCTTAAATACCTTGCACTTAGCCAAACGCCAACGCACGTTTAATGCCTCACAATTTGAGGCACATCCCAAAGGTAATGTTGATGCACTCAAGCCTTTAATTGAAGCCTCATTACATGTAAAATAG
- the nuoN gene encoding NADH-quinone oxidoreductase subunit NuoN, whose amino-acid sequence MLEPISIDVASLNLPALLPMAILTLGALALICVDLAVKGLNRSFLTMITVLFIILDLGAVIGYSGPTRGFFDVLLVDGIAIIAQVIILAASALFLPLSLSHRHFREFEMAEFYALFMFMIVGFQCMVVSDNLILIFIGLETSSLALYTLIAMHNRAKAFEAAIKYFTMGALAAGFYALSALIFYAMTGSVEIHQMEQALQARNFEPLVGILAGSIFMLGALGFKLSLVPSHTWTPDVYEGSSAPLAGYMSVVPKIAGFVVAMRLFEMLVYSGVVWLENILYAAVVITMTLANITALVQEDVKRMLAFSSISHAGFMMAAILIGTTQSNTALFLYWTLFMFTNLGAFTMLWIVRHRKNLWDERYQHPFTKFSGLIKIMPATATIMGIFMFALAGMPPFSVFWGKLYLISAAINSEYIYLAVIIALNSAIAVYYYMKLAVYMFLKEPVMSDARLYATNASTPLKVIVGVSVMVTVFAIVFVEPLLAILTKYVSASGF is encoded by the coding sequence ATGTTAGAGCCTATTTCTATTGATGTGGCAAGTTTAAATTTGCCAGCACTTCTTCCCATGGCGATTTTAACACTAGGGGCGTTGGCACTTATTTGTGTTGACTTAGCGGTGAAAGGCTTAAATCGTAGTTTCTTAACGATGATTACGGTGTTGTTTATTATTCTTGATTTAGGGGCTGTCATAGGCTATAGTGGACCAACACGTGGTTTTTTTGATGTTTTGTTGGTGGATGGAATTGCCATCATTGCGCAGGTGATTATTTTAGCCGCATCGGCTCTTTTCCTCCCTCTTTCTTTAAGTCACCGTCATTTTAGAGAGTTTGAGATGGCGGAGTTTTATGCTCTTTTTATGTTTATGATTGTGGGCTTTCAATGTATGGTTGTAAGCGACAATCTTATTTTAATTTTTATTGGGTTAGAGACTTCTAGTCTTGCCCTTTATACACTCATTGCTATGCACAATCGTGCCAAAGCCTTTGAAGCAGCCATCAAATATTTTACGATGGGTGCACTCGCCGCTGGTTTTTATGCCCTTTCTGCACTTATTTTTTATGCAATGACGGGTAGTGTCGAAATACATCAAATGGAACAGGCTCTTCAAGCACGTAATTTTGAGCCTTTAGTGGGAATTTTAGCGGGTTCTATTTTTATGTTGGGAGCCCTTGGGTTTAAACTTTCATTGGTGCCATCACACACATGGACACCTGATGTGTATGAGGGAAGTTCCGCACCTCTTGCAGGGTATATGTCGGTTGTGCCAAAAATTGCAGGATTTGTGGTTGCTATGCGTTTGTTTGAAATGCTGGTGTATTCAGGAGTTGTGTGGTTGGAGAATATTTTATATGCCGCTGTTGTTATCACAATGACATTAGCAAATATTACGGCTCTTGTGCAAGAAGATGTTAAACGTATGTTAGCATTTAGTTCCATTTCACATGCAGGTTTTATGATGGCGGCCATTTTAATTGGAACCACACAATCAAATACCGCTCTCTTTTTGTATTGGACGCTCTTTATGTTTACAAATTTAGGAGCATTTACGATGCTTTGGATTGTAAGACACCGTAAGAATCTTTGGGATGAGCGTTATCAGCACCCTTTTACAAAGTTTTCAGGACTTATTAAAATTATGCCAGCAACTGCAACGATTATGGGTATTTTTATGTTTGCGCTTGCAGGTATGCCACCTTTTTCTGTCTTTTGGGGGAAACTTTATTTGATCAGTGCTGCCATTAACAGCGAATACATTTATCTTGCGGTGATTATTGCGCTTAATAGTGCTATTGCTGTTTATTATTATATGAAGTTAGCCGTTTATATGTTTTTAAAAGAACCTGTCATGAGCGATGCACGTCTTTATGCGACCAATGCTTCAACCCCACTCAAAGTGATTGTAGGAGTTTCTGTGATGGTTACTGTGTTTGCCATTGTTTTTGTGGAACCACTTCTTGCAATATTAACCAAATATGTGAGTGCCAGCGGGTTTTAA
- the nuoK gene encoding NADH-quinone oxidoreductase subunit NuoK, which produces MITLTHYLVLTALLFAIGLVGVMRRTNLLMLFFSTEILLNAVNIGFVAVSHYYGDFTGQLFAFFIIAVAASEVAVGLGLLILWYKRNGSVDLNSLQMMKG; this is translated from the coding sequence ATGATTACCTTAACCCATTACCTTGTTTTAACAGCGCTTTTATTTGCAATTGGGCTTGTAGGCGTCATGCGTCGAACAAACCTTTTAATGCTTTTTTTCTCCACAGAAATTTTGCTTAATGCCGTTAATATTGGCTTTGTTGCGGTTTCTCATTATTATGGAGATTTTACGGGGCAGCTGTTTGCTTTTTTTATTATTGCCGTAGCCGCCAGTGAAGTTGCTGTGGGTTTAGGACTGCTTATTTTATGGTACAAACGCAATGGCTCTGTTGATTTAAATAGCCTACAAATGATGAAGGGATAA
- the mqnP gene encoding menaquinone biosynthesis prenyltransferase MqnP, whose amino-acid sequence MQQFWQKLKDIGDLIVFKHSVFALPFIFIAMIVSSKAQNGTMWFGFKLLFLGLLAAVSARNFAMAFNRYADREIDKHNPRTANRPSVDGRIGASNLLFFIGMNAAVFVGVAYLINDLAFYLSVPILLILGGYSLFKRFSPYAHLVLGLSLGLAPIAGVVAVLESIPLWSVLLCIGVMYWVAGFDLLYSLQDMEYDKANGLFSIPSRFGAEATFFISKLFHAQTILFWLLFVITAELGFFAYVGVFVSAIVLFFEHRIVAKDFSKIDRAFFTLNGYLGIIFFVLIFLDRM is encoded by the coding sequence TTGCAACAATTTTGGCAAAAGCTTAAAGATATTGGCGATTTAATCGTTTTTAAACACTCCGTTTTTGCGCTTCCTTTTATTTTTATCGCAATGATTGTCTCTTCAAAAGCGCAAAATGGGACAATGTGGTTTGGTTTTAAACTTCTTTTTTTAGGGCTTTTAGCCGCCGTGAGTGCACGCAATTTTGCCATGGCATTTAATCGCTATGCGGATAGGGAGATTGACAAACACAACCCACGAACGGCCAATCGCCCTAGCGTTGATGGGCGTATAGGGGCTTCAAATTTACTGTTTTTTATTGGCATGAATGCAGCGGTGTTTGTAGGTGTGGCGTATTTGATTAACGACCTTGCTTTTTATTTGAGTGTGCCAATTCTGCTGATTTTAGGTGGGTATTCGCTTTTTAAACGCTTTTCTCCGTATGCGCATTTGGTTTTAGGGCTCTCTTTAGGACTAGCGCCCATTGCAGGTGTTGTTGCGGTTCTAGAATCGATTCCTCTGTGGTCGGTACTGCTTTGTATTGGCGTGATGTATTGGGTGGCGGGGTTTGATTTACTCTACTCTTTACAAGATATGGAGTACGATAAAGCCAATGGACTTTTCTCCATTCCGTCTCGTTTTGGAGCAGAAGCAACCTTTTTTATCTCTAAACTGTTTCACGCCCAAACAATTCTTTTTTGGTTACTTTTTGTGATCACGGCAGAGTTGGGATTTTTTGCCTACGTAGGCGTTTTTGTTTCAGCTATTGTTCTCTTTTTTGAACACCGCATTGTGGCAAAAGATTTTTCAAAGATTGACCGTGCTTTTTTTACGCTCAATGGTTATTTGGGGATTATCTTTTTTGTACTTATTTTTTTAGATAGGATGTAA
- a CDS encoding DUF6115 domain-containing protein, whose translation MSIELLGLVGLAALVIIVFLMVYIRDVEVNKKLLVYEKSIEELNYQNHVLNKALNELRSIEKEPTLDPKEIEKKIMFTLKEEIHKNVLPVIGALKEIENIIQDFKDEQSTRIDRIESRTKEMSFVSSSPSSSNEKLIIAHYARGKSEAEIAKDLRIGIGEVDLVLKLANLK comes from the coding sequence GTGAGTATTGAACTTTTGGGATTGGTGGGGTTAGCAGCGCTGGTTATCATTGTTTTTTTAATGGTTTATATTCGTGATGTGGAGGTCAATAAAAAACTTTTGGTTTATGAAAAAAGCATTGAAGAGCTTAATTATCAAAACCATGTCTTAAACAAGGCGCTCAACGAATTGCGCTCCATTGAAAAAGAGCCAACGCTTGATCCTAAAGAGATTGAAAAGAAGATCATGTTCACCTTAAAAGAGGAGATTCATAAAAATGTTCTTCCTGTTATTGGCGCACTTAAAGAGATTGAAAATATTATTCAAGATTTTAAGGATGAACAAAGTACACGGATTGACAGAATTGAGAGTCGCACCAAAGAGATGAGTTTTGTCTCATCTTCACCCTCTAGCTCGAATGAAAAACTGATTATTGCGCATTATGCACGAGGAAAAAGTGAAGCCGAAATCGCAAAAGATTTGCGGATTGGTATTGGAGAAGTAGATTTGGTATTAAAGTTGGCAAATTTAAAATAA
- a CDS encoding NADH-quinone oxidoreductase subunit M produces the protein MEHILTLLVFFPAMAGLLGFLVAKESIRAYGISVSVIEFALSIILWMGFDSSNAGYQFVEYYAFIPSYGMSYYLGVDGISLFLVILSTFITMIALIALSIEKDVKNLILSVLFLEMTMIGVFLILDVIWFYAFWELSLVPMLYIIGGWGGEKRMYAAVKFFLYTFAGSVLMLIGILYMAFLYYETTGIWSFALPDWYLLQIPFKAQLWLFGAFFLGFAIKVPMFPFHTWLPYAHGQAPTIGSIILAAVLLKMGSYGFVRFSLPLFPDASVYFLIPVAIICVIMVVYAAMIAYAQEDMKQVIAYSSISHMGIVILGTFAMNAEGITGSIFLMLSHGIVSGALFMLVGVIYDRRHTKMMRDFGGLAQVMPNFATIYGIMLMASVGLPLTIGFVGEFLSLVGFYRISWVLTLLAGTGIILGAVYMLVLYKKSFFGQVVHEENKTLKDLNTKELTALIPLVFLVVLLGVYPKPLLSTIDMSVQKMLVLMEEKAIEPSTKAVIINANTLGGTH, from the coding sequence ATGGAACATATTTTAACACTTTTAGTATTTTTCCCAGCGATGGCGGGACTTTTAGGCTTTTTGGTGGCTAAGGAGAGCATCAGGGCGTATGGCATTAGTGTCAGTGTCATTGAGTTTGCCTTATCGATTATTTTGTGGATGGGCTTTGATAGTTCTAATGCAGGGTATCAATTTGTGGAGTATTATGCTTTTATCCCTAGCTATGGCATGAGCTATTATTTGGGAGTGGATGGTATCTCTTTATTTTTAGTTATTTTATCAACATTTATTACTATGATTGCACTGATTGCTCTAAGCATTGAAAAGGATGTGAAGAACTTAATTCTCTCCGTTCTTTTTTTAGAGATGACAATGATAGGTGTATTTTTAATTTTAGATGTGATTTGGTTTTATGCCTTTTGGGAACTTTCATTGGTTCCTATGCTTTATATTATTGGTGGTTGGGGTGGCGAAAAACGTATGTATGCCGCGGTGAAGTTTTTTCTCTATACCTTTGCAGGCTCTGTATTGATGCTCATAGGTATTTTATACATGGCATTTTTATACTATGAAACGACAGGTATTTGGAGTTTTGCATTGCCTGATTGGTATTTGTTGCAAATACCATTTAAAGCACAATTATGGTTATTTGGGGCTTTCTTTTTGGGCTTTGCCATTAAGGTTCCTATGTTTCCTTTTCATACATGGCTTCCGTATGCACACGGTCAAGCCCCAACAATTGGCTCCATTATTTTAGCGGCAGTGCTTTTAAAAATGGGAAGTTATGGCTTTGTGCGTTTTTCTTTACCTCTCTTTCCTGATGCGAGTGTCTACTTTCTTATTCCTGTTGCTATTATTTGTGTCATTATGGTTGTTTATGCAGCCATGATTGCTTATGCGCAAGAAGATATGAAGCAAGTCATTGCCTATAGTTCCATCTCACATATGGGTATTGTTATTTTAGGGACCTTTGCAATGAATGCAGAAGGCATTACAGGCTCTATTTTTTTGATGCTCAGTCATGGTATTGTGAGTGGAGCACTCTTTATGCTGGTGGGAGTTATTTACGATCGCCGTCATACTAAAATGATGAGAGATTTTGGAGGTTTGGCACAGGTTATGCCAAACTTTGCAACGATTTATGGGATTATGCTGATGGCCTCTGTTGGGCTTCCTTTGACTATAGGGTTTGTTGGAGAGTTTTTATCTTTGGTTGGATTTTATCGTATAAGTTGGGTTTTAACCCTTTTGGCTGGTACAGGAATTATTTTAGGTGCCGTGTATATGCTGGTACTGTATAAAAAATCGTTTTTTGGACAGGTGGTACATGAAGAAAACAAAACACTCAAAGATTTAAATACCAAAGAGTTAACCGCATTGATTCCTTTAGTATTTTTGGTGGTTCTCTTAGGTGTTTATCCTAAGCCACTGCTTTCAACGATTGATATGAGTGTTCAAAAAATGCTTGTTTTAATGGAAGAAAAAGCCATTGAGCCTTCCACAAAAGCAGTTATTATAAATGCCAACACACTAGGGGGGACACACTAA
- the nuoL gene encoding NADH-quinone oxidoreductase subunit L: MEKYLYTALFAPLVSSLFVALFASRPKMLFTGVIASILIAISMVSSFVLLIDVNTHGALHVNMMDWIVAGNLYIPFGFVVDEVSVIMMVTVTLVSTVVHIYSIGYMDHDKSFNRFFSYLSAFVFSMMILVMSDNFVGLFIGWEGVGLCSWLLIGFWYHKHSASWAANEAFIMNRIADLGMLMGIFLIYWNVGSLQYEDVFATLEELDSVLVASIGMFLFIGAMGKSAQFPLHTWLADAMEGPTPVSALIHAATMVTAGVYLVIRCGELYSMIPDVGFAIASLGAFVALFAASMALVNNDLKRIIAYSTLSQLGYMFVAAGLGAYWIALFHLMTHAFFKSLLFLGAGNVMHAMHDELNIKKMGGLYGSMKATAILMSVASVALAGIYPLAGFFSKDKILEVAFNEGAYFLWFALFIGAGLTAFYSFRLVMLVFFGEKEYTKYGLHPHEAQPFVIYALLPLGLLAVIAGWFEHTFEGFTTRLLKSYEIHIAHGTEMILIASTLGIALGGIAFAVYKYRRGGFSKKWEEGFVYRLLSNQYYIPKLYELYIMRPFTLLSQFVWQKIDMKVVDFTVDAIARTIYKTGEKSRKMQSGNLSDMLRWMVVGMVVLLLLALFYRPMA, from the coding sequence ATGGAAAAATACCTTTATACAGCGCTTTTTGCTCCGTTGGTCAGTTCACTCTTTGTAGCGCTCTTTGCTTCACGCCCTAAGATGCTTTTTACAGGTGTTATTGCATCCATTTTGATTGCAATTTCAATGGTTTCATCCTTTGTTTTACTGATTGACGTGAATACGCATGGCGCTTTACATGTAAACATGATGGACTGGATTGTTGCGGGTAATTTGTATATTCCTTTTGGATTTGTTGTGGATGAAGTTTCGGTCATTATGATGGTGACTGTAACCTTGGTTTCAACCGTTGTTCATATTTATTCCATTGGGTATATGGATCACGATAAGAGCTTTAATCGCTTCTTCTCATACCTCTCTGCCTTTGTTTTTTCCATGATGATTTTGGTCATGAGCGATAACTTTGTAGGGCTTTTTATTGGATGGGAAGGTGTGGGACTTTGTTCATGGCTTCTCATTGGTTTTTGGTACCACAAACACTCCGCTTCGTGGGCAGCAAATGAAGCCTTTATCATGAACCGCATTGCCGATTTAGGGATGCTTATGGGTATTTTCTTAATCTATTGGAATGTAGGTTCCTTGCAGTATGAAGATGTGTTTGCAACACTTGAAGAGTTAGACAGTGTTTTAGTTGCGAGCATTGGTATGTTTTTGTTCATTGGTGCAATGGGCAAATCGGCTCAGTTCCCACTGCACACATGGCTTGCTGATGCGATGGAAGGCCCTACCCCTGTTTCAGCATTGATTCATGCAGCAACGATGGTTACTGCGGGTGTTTATTTGGTCATTCGTTGTGGGGAGCTTTACAGCATGATTCCAGATGTTGGCTTTGCTATAGCTTCTTTGGGTGCGTTTGTGGCTCTTTTTGCAGCTTCCATGGCGCTGGTTAATAATGATTTAAAACGTATTATTGCCTACTCAACCCTTTCTCAACTAGGATACATGTTTGTGGCCGCTGGTTTAGGGGCTTATTGGATTGCTCTGTTTCACTTGATGACCCATGCGTTCTTTAAATCCTTACTCTTTTTAGGGGCAGGTAATGTCATGCATGCAATGCACGATGAGTTGAACATTAAAAAAATGGGTGGACTCTACGGTTCGATGAAAGCTACTGCTATTTTAATGAGTGTGGCTTCTGTGGCATTGGCTGGTATTTATCCTTTGGCTGGATTCTTTTCAAAAGATAAAATTTTAGAAGTGGCGTTTAACGAGGGTGCGTACTTTTTATGGTTTGCTCTTTTTATAGGAGCAGGCTTAACGGCATTTTACAGTTTTCGTTTGGTGATGCTTGTTTTCTTTGGTGAAAAAGAGTACACCAAATACGGCTTACATCCACATGAGGCGCAACCTTTTGTAATTTATGCTTTGCTTCCTTTGGGGCTTTTAGCAGTAATCGCAGGATGGTTTGAGCATACCTTTGAAGGGTTTACCACACGCCTTTTGAAATCCTATGAGATTCATATTGCACATGGAACTGAAATGATTTTAATTGCCTCAACCTTAGGGATTGCCCTAGGAGGTATTGCGTTTGCTGTTTATAAATACCGACGGGGTGGTTTTTCTAAAAAGTGGGAAGAGGGATTTGTGTATAGACTCTTAAGCAATCAATACTATATTCCAAAACTCTATGAGCTTTATATTATGAGACCTTTTACGCTTTTATCACAGTTTGTATGGCAAAAAATTGATATGAAAGTGGTTGATTTTACCGTAGATGCAATTGCTAGAACGATTTATAAGACGGGTGAAAAGAGTCGTAAAATGCAAAGTGGTAATCTCTCTGACATGCTTCGTTGGATGGTTGTGGGTATGGTTGTTCTGCTCTTATTAGCACTTTTTTACAGACCAATGGCTTAG